GCTCCAGAGCATAATTGCCAAGATGCTCAAAAGCACAGCGCTCGATACGACAGTTCGTCGCGCCTTCCAGCAACACATCTCCATGAACGTGAACGGCCGCCTGAGTGTCAAGGTATCCATCCTCGGGAAGCGTCCAGTCCGCATGCGCAAACGTCAGGCCACGAATGATGACGTCGTGCAAGGCCTGCTTTGCCGTGAAGTCACCGGCCAACCGCATCAACGGCAATTTGAGGAATGGTGCGATGACTTCGTCTTTGTTCAAATCTTCACCGGCGTCCGCCCAATACGTCAGAATGCCCGTCTTGCGATCGAGGTACCATTCGCCGGACGAATCAAGCGCATCAGGCGTGTTCTCGATGAAGTAACGGGCGTTGCCTTCTTTCACGTGTTCGGCAATGCTGCCCGATAACGTGACGATGTGATTCGTCTCATCCATATCCCGGATGAATTGACGCAGATCCACCCACTTGTGCAATGCCACCAGCTCGGCGCCGTCGCTGACCCGGTCTTTTTTGAGGTCACCGTTCCGGTACTTGAACTTGACGGGTTTGTCCGCCAGATAGTCGCCGTCGGCCAGAAAGTATCCGGTGTTGGGTGTGCGCGCTCGTTGCCGTCGCCGGCCGTTGATGAACAACTGGTGAAAATACCACCTGTTCGCGCGGACATCCGGAACGTCCGCCTGCCACAGATCCGGCTTGCCTTCAACTCTCCTCCATCCGGTGATGCGTCGTCCGCCGGAGAGAACAGGTGTTTCACCCGGGTAGGCTGCGATGGTGAAAGGATGTTTCCCATCCGAACCTGAATCCTCGGGAGACAACTCGATGGTCCCCGGCTCGGGGTAGGTTCCACCGCGCAGGAGAATCGTGGCGCGATCCCACGGCTTGTCAGGGATCCGTCTGGCCGCGCGCGTCTTCTTTAACGCTTCAGGCAGTGATGCCAGCGGACCATCCTTTCGATCCGGCGATGGCCGTTCCAGTCGGCCGGACCACCGATCATTGCCGTTCGGGGCGACGTAAATGGTAAGTGGCCGCGCCGAAGCGTTGATTGAGATGACAGAAAGCAGAATGGCAGGGAGCGGTGAAATCCGGAACATGGGAACAGGATGCCGGTAGCGCGGCAAATCCTGTCAAACAAAAAACCAAAACGAATGCCGTGGCGCAACACAAGCTGCCTCCACGGCATCCGTACCGTTTGCGACCCAACCGTCAGGGCGCGGCGATTCCGAAAAAGTTCCCTCCGCCCCAGCCGCCCGTGTCTCCGGTGTAGGTTGTGATGCCGGCCTTCTTGCGGAAATCGTCGAGGTCCAATTTGCCTTTCGCGAAGGCGTCCACGTCCGCTTTTTTCACGCGGATCGTCATGATCGTGCCGTGAGGCCTGTCCGAATCAACCGTGCCCTTATCCATGACGATTGTCGATTGAGTGCGTTCGTCGGGCACGACCGTGGCATTCGGATCGTCGCCGGCCTTCTTGATGCCCTGGACGACTTTGAGTTTTGCCGTGGAGGCAGAGCCGGGGCCGAACAGGCAGACAGTGACAAATTCGTCGGACGGCAAATGACGGATGTTGGTTGCGTTCTTGAGGGCTTGCAACAGGGCATCTTTGAGTTCACTGACCTTGTTCTCGTCATAAGCCTGGGTCGGACGGGATTCCCAGCCGAATCTCCCGTACGCTTCTGTGTACGCCTGAATCGCCTTCCCGAATTCGCCTCCGTCGTTGTGCTGGCCGTAGAGCTCCCGTCTGGCTTCATCCCAGGCGGTGTCTTCGTGCGGTTTTTCCGTTTTTTCCGTGGCCTTCACCGGCGGGGGCAGCAAAGGAAGCCGGACATTGAGTATGAACACCGTCCCGTATCCCTCCAGGAACAGACTGCGAACCGGATTCCCGCCGGGGGCGATCAAAACATCGATACCCATCGCCGTGCGCGAGGATTGATTCCCCCCCAAC
This DNA window, taken from Candidatus Angelobacter sp., encodes the following:
- a CDS encoding right-handed parallel beta-helix repeat-containing protein encodes the protein MFRISPLPAILLSVISINASARPLTIYVAPNGNDRWSGRLERPSPDRKDGPLASLPEALKKTRAARRIPDKPWDRATILLRGGTYPEPGTIELSPEDSGSDGKHPFTIAAYPGETPVLSGGRRITGWRRVEGKPDLWQADVPDVRANRWYFHQLFINGRRRQRARTPNTGYFLADGDYLADKPVKFKYRNGDLKKDRVSDGAELVALHKWVDLRQFIRDMDETNHIVTLSGSIAEHVKEGNARYFIENTPDALDSSGEWYLDRKTGILTYWADAGEDLNKDEVIAPFLKLPLMRLAGDFTAKQALHDVIIRGLTFAHADWTLPEDGYLDTQAAVHVHGDVLLEGATNCRIERCAFEHLGNYALELGRGCQRCAVIVNEFFDLGAGGIRIGETTTRTDPFEQNFGHEISDNHLHQLGRVFSPAVGIIIFQSGHNHVAHNHIHDLYYTAVSVGWNWGYQETPCRDNVIEFNHLHDIGQGVLSDMGGIYTLGVQKGTILRNNLIHDVNAFSYGGWGLYTDEGSTDILLENNLVYHCKSAGFHQHYGRDNIIRNNIFAFGDEHQLMRTREEEHVSFVFTNNIVYFDSGMLLGSNWKNDHFVMDRNVYFDARAGASAGTMKFAGASVDEWRRRGHDVHSLIADPLFVAPRQLDFRLNRNSPALRLGFTPINPREAGVRPRFKKQVHDTD